The following coding sequences are from one uncultured Methanobrevibacter sp. window:
- a CDS encoding 30S ribosomal protein S7, with translation MAKLFDKWDLDEVEVQDLGLKRYICLDETIVPHTLGRHVKRQFAKSKVSIVERLMNKIMRTQRNSGKKNKAYNIVKEALEIIHKRTKKNPVQVLVTAVENTSPREETTRIKYGGIGYQVAVDISPQRRVDLSLGFLTRGTLQSAFKNRKSVAECLANELIFASEEDTRSFALQKKEEKERVAKAAH, from the coding sequence ATGGCTAAATTATTTGATAAATGGGACCTTGACGAAGTAGAGGTACAAGATTTAGGTTTAAAAAGATACATCTGCTTAGATGAAACTATCGTTCCTCATACTTTAGGTAGACACGTAAAAAGACAATTTGCAAAATCCAAAGTTTCTATTGTAGAAAGATTAATGAACAAAATCATGAGAACCCAAAGAAACTCTGGTAAAAAGAACAAAGCTTACAATATTGTAAAAGAAGCTTTAGAAATTATTCACAAAAGAACTAAAAAGAACCCTGTTCAAGTTTTAGTTACTGCTGTAGAAAACACTTCTCCACGTGAAGAAACTACCCGTATTAAATACGGTGGTATTGGATACCAAGTAGCTGTAGACATTTCTCCACAAAGAAGAGTAGACCTTTCTTTAGGATTCTTAACTAGAGGAACTTTACAATCTGCATTCAAAAACAGAAAATCTGTAGCTGAATGTTTAGCAAACGAATTAATCTTTGCATCTGAAGAAGATACTAGAAGTTTCGCTTTACAGAAAAAAGAAGAAAAAGAAAGAGTTGCAAAAGCAGCACACTAA
- a CDS encoding 30S ribosomal protein S12 produces MPGLFAAKKLKKNRQNFKWKDVDYKRRALRLDVKADPLEGAPQARGIVIEKVGIEAKQPNSAIRKCVRVQLIKNGKQLTAFAPGDGAIGFIDEHDEVMIEGIGGPSGRSMGDIPGVRWKVSKVNNVALSEMVSGKIDKPVR; encoded by the coding sequence ATGCCAGGACTTTTTGCTGCTAAAAAGCTTAAAAAGAATAGACAAAATTTTAAATGGAAAGACGTAGATTACAAAAGAAGAGCATTACGTTTAGATGTAAAAGCAGACCCTCTCGAAGGGGCACCTCAAGCTAGAGGAATCGTTATTGAAAAAGTAGGAATTGAAGCAAAGCAACCTAACTCTGCTATTCGTAAATGTGTTCGTGTTCAATTAATCAAAAACGGTAAACAATTAACTGCATTTGCACCAGGTGACGGAGCAATCGGTTTTATCGATGAGCACGATGAAGTTATGATTGAAGGTATCGGTGGACCATCTGGAAGATCCATGGGTGACATTCCAGGAGTTCGTTGGAAAGTAAGTAAAGTTAACAATGTTGCTTTATCCGAAATGGTAAGCGGAAAAATTGATAAACCAGTAAGATAA
- a CDS encoding NusA-like transcription termination signal-binding factor, with amino-acid sequence MSIKFNANEIRFIALFESMTGAMVKDCILDDENSKVTFVVKNGDMGLAIGKGGSTVTKVKKAVGRGVEIIEHNEDPAQFIKNVLSPAELKSIKIVEKNNDEKIAIVNTDSSNKRIAIGKNGINIERAKLLAKRQHEINNIILK; translated from the coding sequence GTGTCTATTAAATTTAATGCAAATGAAATCCGTTTTATAGCTCTCTTTGAGAGCATGACTGGTGCAATGGTAAAAGATTGCATACTTGATGATGAAAATTCCAAAGTTACCTTTGTTGTTAAAAACGGTGATATGGGTTTAGCTATTGGTAAAGGCGGAAGCACTGTAACCAAAGTTAAAAAAGCAGTTGGTAGAGGAGTTGAAATCATTGAGCACAATGAAGATCCTGCTCAATTCATTAAGAATGTTTTATCCCCTGCTGAGTTGAAATCCATAAAAATCGTTGAGAAAAACAACGATGAAAAAATAGCTATTGTCAATACAGATTCTTCTAATAAAAGAATAGCTATTGGTAAAAATGGTATTAACATTGAAAGAGCAAAATTATTAGCAAAAAGACAACATGAAATAAATAATATTATTTTAAAATAA
- a CDS encoding 50S ribosomal protein L30e, with the protein MMDIERGIRVAVDTGDVTLGSEKSIQSLKLGKGRLAVVAANSPKEILEDVEYYANLSEIPFIVYEGTSVDLGSVCGKPFTVATLIINDPGDSTILEKMG; encoded by the coding sequence ATGATGGATATAGAAAGAGGAATAAGAGTTGCAGTAGACACAGGAGATGTCACTCTCGGCTCAGAAAAATCTATTCAATCTTTAAAATTAGGTAAAGGTAGACTTGCAGTTGTTGCAGCTAACAGTCCTAAAGAAATTTTAGAAGATGTAGAATATTATGCAAATCTCTCTGAAATTCCTTTCATTGTATATGAAGGAACTAGTGTAGACTTAGGTTCCGTTTGCGGTAAACCTTTCACTGTAGCTACTTTAATCATAAACGATCCAGGAGATTCTACTATCTTAGAAAAAATGGGGTAG
- a CDS encoding zinc ribbon domain-containing protein: MVKTCFHCGEESPDIAKFCINCGNEFDLSFGGFDKYLGQETIDKLDSASLSYDEYENVINDIIASAKINYAKLISDSEYDEMDLFPLKRIMYIALSFTPILSKIEGEGDSSYGFNLIKVDERLNSSQKILNILKELTHHLLAEILENIMAYVLGVEKDDGLEAVVAASLKFKNAFLMDEYCSCIVQEKFIPSGYQNFDDIYEILDSFKENQEKENALFELSFGKSIAQDIIKILNEFIDDDLKEKIKIQFNVDRIESNTARGDLEDISAMEDIQKVKHITFVSLAIPIKIFFENKGEYSDIISQYTDKFKVINEINKQN, encoded by the coding sequence ATGGTTAAAACTTGTTTTCATTGTGGAGAAGAATCTCCAGATATTGCAAAATTTTGTATAAATTGTGGAAATGAATTTGATCTTAGTTTCGGTGGCTTTGACAAGTATCTGGGTCAAGAAACTATAGATAAACTTGATTCTGCTTCATTAAGTTATGATGAGTATGAAAATGTTATTAATGATATCATAGCTAGTGCTAAAATTAATTATGCTAAGTTAATAAGTGATTCTGAGTATGATGAAATGGATTTATTCCCTCTTAAAAGGATTATGTATATTGCTTTAAGTTTTACACCAATTTTATCTAAAATCGAGGGTGAGGGGGATAGTAGTTATGGATTTAACTTAATTAAAGTTGATGAGAGACTAAACTCTTCACAAAAGATTTTGAATATTTTAAAGGAATTAACTCACCATTTACTTGCCGAAATTTTAGAAAATATTATGGCTTATGTTTTAGGTGTTGAAAAAGATGATGGATTAGAAGCAGTTGTTGCAGCTTCTTTGAAATTTAAGAATGCTTTTTTAATGGATGAATATTGTTCTTGTATTGTCCAAGAAAAATTTATTCCATCAGGATATCAAAATTTTGATGATATTTATGAAATTTTAGATTCATTTAAAGAAAATCAAGAAAAGGAAAATGCTTTATTTGAACTAAGTTTTGGTAAATCAATTGCTCAAGATATTATTAAAATATTAAATGAATTCATTGATGATGATTTAAAAGAAAAGATTAAAATCCAATTTAATGTTGATAGAATTGAATCAAACACTGCCCGTGGTGATTTAGAAGATATTTCTGCTATGGAGGATATTCAAAAAGTTAAACATATTACTTTTGTTTCCTTGGCTATTCCTATTAAAATATTTTTTGAGAATAAAGGAGAATACAGTGATATTATATCTCAATACACTGATAAATTTAAAGTAATTAATGAAATCAATAAACAGAATTAA
- a CDS encoding zinc ribbon domain-containing protein — MVTFKNDKISFDYPEGYVENTTDEHRELDIIASFEKRTLLGLISVFAVFNEIFITDRIPNSKFEEVIKEDGDSILDIHRYSFEEKERIIIKTKDDASGNIRYRCNIPELGFSVLFIVFNGKEKLFIEDDIYTILNSIKSFKSRGMGLKSKDSLDSKFCSKCGSRIDSGAKFCQTCGNPIKN, encoded by the coding sequence ATGGTAACTTTTAAAAATGATAAAATAAGTTTTGATTATCCAGAGGGCTATGTTGAAAACACAACAGATGAACATAGAGAACTTGATATAATTGCTTCTTTTGAAAAGAGAACACTTTTAGGTTTGATTAGTGTCTTTGCAGTTTTTAATGAAATTTTTATCACTGATAGAATTCCTAACTCCAAATTTGAAGAAGTTATTAAAGAAGATGGGGATTCTATTTTAGATATTCATCGTTATAGTTTTGAAGAAAAAGAAAGAATTATAATAAAAACTAAAGATGATGCATCTGGAAATATTCGTTATCGTTGTAATATTCCAGAATTGGGTTTTTCAGTTTTATTTATAGTTTTTAATGGGAAAGAAAAATTGTTCATTGAAGATGATATTTATACTATTCTAAATTCTATAAAAAGTTTTAAATCACGGGGAATGGGACTTAAATCTAAAGATTCTTTAGACTCTAAGTTTTGTAGTAAGTGTGGATCTAGAATAGATTCTGGAGCGAAATTTTGTCAAACTTGTGGAAATCCAATTAAAAATTAA
- a CDS encoding DNA-directed RNA polymerase subunit A'': MVEMVEAILIVENVLKMNNLQFPKKLVEDLASVYIRRDLTDGELNNLVLKVQESLEREAAEEGEAVGIIAGQSIGEAFTQMLYDNKHRGYSVNGKKSLIRAIEILDARRLISNPTMTIYFEDEFKNDEEFVRNIASRIGKSSLNDVLSDFSLDYANNWVVACLDEEKIANRRLDYYDIINHIGRRFRKVGIEGDKLFFESRNGSIRELRDLADIIRDLQISGIRGIGKAFVYKAGLGSVDSEWVIQTEGSNLRAILKIEGIDKVRSTTNDIHEIELVLGIEAARNAIINELHTVFLDQGLNVDIRHIMIVADAMTSEGIVKSIGRYGISGDKSSVLARAAFEMSGEQLLNASIRGEVDDLTGVIENIIVGQAIPMSKGSSSVKQKHKD, from the coding sequence ATGGTGGAAATGGTTGAAGCTATATTAATAGTTGAAAATGTATTAAAAATGAATAATCTTCAGTTTCCCAAAAAGCTTGTTGAAGATTTGGCATCAGTTTATATTAGAAGGGATTTAACCGATGGCGAATTAAATAACTTAGTTCTTAAAGTTCAAGAATCCTTAGAAAGGGAGGCTGCAGAAGAGGGGGAAGCTGTAGGAATTATTGCAGGCCAATCAATTGGTGAAGCATTTACTCAGATGTTGTATGATAATAAGCATAGAGGCTATAGTGTAAATGGTAAAAAATCTCTTATTCGGGCTATTGAAATTTTGGATGCGAGGAGATTAATTTCTAATCCTACTATGACTATTTATTTTGAGGACGAGTTCAAAAACGATGAGGAATTCGTCAGGAATATCGCAAGCAGAATTGGTAAAAGTTCATTAAATGATGTACTATCTGACTTTAGTTTAGATTATGCTAATAATTGGGTCGTAGCTTGTCTTGATGAGGAAAAAATAGCTAATAGAAGATTAGATTATTATGATATTATAAATCATATTGGAAGACGTTTTAGGAAAGTTGGTATTGAAGGGGATAAATTATTCTTTGAATCTCGAAATGGCTCTATTCGTGAGCTTAGGGATCTTGCAGACATTATCCGTGATTTGCAGATTAGTGGCATTAGAGGTATTGGCAAAGCTTTTGTTTATAAAGCGGGACTCGGTTCTGTTGATTCTGAGTGGGTTATCCAAACAGAAGGTTCCAATCTTAGGGCGATTCTTAAAATTGAGGGTATAGATAAAGTAAGATCTACTACTAATGATATTCATGAGATTGAACTTGTTTTGGGTATTGAAGCTGCACGTAACGCTATTATTAACGAACTTCATACTGTCTTTTTAGACCAGGGTTTGAATGTGGATATTAGGCATATTATGATTGTTGCAGATGCGATGACTTCTGAAGGTATTGTAAAATCCATTGGCCGTTATGGTATTAGTGGTGATAAATCAAGCGTACTTGCTCGTGCAGCATTTGAGATGTCTGGTGAGCAATTACTCAATGCAAGCATAAGGGGGGAAGTTGATGATTTAACTGGAGTTATTGAAAATATTATTGTTGGCCAAGCTATACCTATGAGCAAGGGTTCTTCTTCAGTTAAACAAAAACATAAGGATTAG
- a CDS encoding Hsp70 family protein has product MARTNTIDYGIDLGTTTSCIVKFHGKDDRKTAIVIPNSTNDSMNYTPSAVYLQMRNGTELIHVGKKAKENTLIHPFDAFAEFKLRMGDTNPYHFQAANKDMLAEELAAEVLKSLKMDAREIYGEELSSIVITVPADFNQPKIQATERASKIAGFKECHIIKEPYAAALAYAQKSSKENETDDGYWMIYDLGGGTFDVAIVSKFENNFEIISNEGDESLGGKLIDWDIVDKIFVPAIVNKYGLSNFNRNNMLYRKQFAKLKLAAEEAKIHLSKNSAYYVELDDFLLTDDGDWIDFEYDITIAELKEIMKPYINRSINSCHAALNKADLSASDINKLILVGGSTKSQIIKESLTKEFNIPLDSSIDPITVVARGAAIAAGNIIKSFEDVVLSNNEYFIKLDYETMGTADEFSVVYEVVAPEGETLDGCYIEFKSKKSGFDSGKISLNNNVGYVDLVAYEENGINLYNIELTNSEGQLLKISPESPDSVEYIISVNALEPTLLKDVGLGLADNSLFYFAREGGILPFKDTVVFYTEDTLEKGLENFLELPLYEGNKPKADKNTLIGKLKISGKDIPRNLPQNSEVEITINIDKSNIIEFSAEIPIFDLMLEQDAITIGNVYVSSISELKEKFEYEKDRFYDLQQRYVSAPNVDVADENFNKIINENMINDIESLINAAESDRDSQTSAEKRIKEFGYSLDEINDVISKEEKINDLREDIESLIENVDPLVQKSEDLKQQIYFKKFKEDYDEAINKQDIETLESIKDVLIDLLLELNVDIYITIFNDYKNNGVYTKNQLQADSLIKRGERVIENRYVSNDFVNELVLKVINPLSSLDERRKSEDSVQKRNIGVITRK; this is encoded by the coding sequence ATGGCTAGAACAAATACTATTGATTATGGAATAGATTTAGGAACAACTACTTCTTGTATTGTAAAATTTCATGGGAAGGACGATAGGAAGACAGCTATTGTAATTCCTAATAGTACAAATGATTCAATGAATTATACTCCCTCTGCAGTATATTTGCAGATGAGAAATGGTACTGAACTTATTCATGTTGGTAAGAAAGCTAAAGAAAATACTCTCATCCATCCTTTTGATGCCTTTGCAGAATTTAAGCTTAGAATGGGAGATACAAATCCTTATCACTTTCAAGCTGCCAATAAGGATATGTTGGCTGAAGAGTTGGCTGCTGAAGTTTTAAAATCACTTAAAATGGATGCTAGGGAAATATATGGTGAGGAGCTTTCTTCCATAGTAATTACTGTCCCTGCTGATTTTAATCAACCAAAAATTCAAGCAACTGAAAGGGCATCTAAAATTGCAGGATTTAAGGAATGCCATATTATCAAAGAACCTTATGCTGCTGCTTTAGCTTATGCACAGAAATCATCTAAAGAAAATGAAACTGATGATGGCTATTGGATGATTTATGATTTGGGTGGAGGTACTTTTGATGTTGCTATTGTTAGTAAATTTGAGAATAATTTTGAAATAATATCCAATGAAGGTGATGAAAGCTTAGGAGGTAAATTAATTGATTGGGATATTGTGGACAAAATTTTTGTTCCAGCCATAGTTAATAAATACGGGCTTTCTAATTTTAATAGGAATAATATGTTATATAGAAAACAGTTTGCAAAATTGAAACTAGCTGCTGAGGAAGCAAAAATTCATTTATCAAAAAATAGTGCTTATTATGTTGAACTTGATGATTTCTTATTGACGGATGATGGTGACTGGATAGATTTTGAATATGATATTACTATTGCAGAATTAAAGGAAATTATGAAGCCATATATTAATCGTTCTATAAATAGTTGTCATGCTGCACTAAACAAGGCTGATTTGTCAGCTTCTGACATAAATAAACTTATTCTTGTGGGCGGCTCTACTAAAAGTCAGATAATTAAAGAAAGTTTAACAAAAGAATTCAATATTCCTTTAGACAGCAGTATTGATCCAATCACTGTTGTAGCTCGAGGTGCAGCAATTGCGGCTGGAAATATAATTAAATCTTTTGAAGATGTGGTATTGAGCAATAACGAATATTTTATCAAACTCGATTATGAAACAATGGGTACTGCGGATGAATTTTCTGTTGTTTACGAGGTTGTTGCACCTGAAGGTGAAACTCTAGATGGATGTTATATTGAATTTAAGAGTAAAAAGTCTGGTTTTGATTCTGGAAAAATCAGTTTGAACAATAATGTTGGATATGTGGACTTAGTAGCTTATGAGGAAAATGGAATAAATCTCTATAACATTGAATTAACTAATTCAGAAGGGCAATTGTTAAAAATATCTCCAGAATCTCCGGATTCTGTTGAATATATTATTTCAGTTAATGCTCTTGAACCTACTTTGCTTAAGGATGTTGGCTTAGGATTAGCGGATAATAGTTTATTCTATTTTGCTAGAGAAGGGGGCATACTTCCATTTAAAGATACTGTGGTATTTTACACTGAGGATACTCTTGAAAAGGGTTTGGAAAACTTTCTTGAACTACCTTTATATGAAGGTAATAAACCTAAAGCGGATAAAAATACCCTTATTGGAAAACTAAAAATCAGTGGTAAAGACATTCCTAGAAATTTACCTCAAAATAGTGAAGTTGAAATTACCATAAATATTGATAAATCTAATATCATCGAGTTTTCTGCAGAAATTCCTATCTTTGATTTAATGTTAGAACAAGATGCTATAACCATAGGGAATGTTTATGTTTCATCCATTTCGGAATTGAAAGAGAAGTTCGAATATGAAAAAGATAGATTTTATGACTTACAACAGAGATATGTTTCCGCTCCGAATGTTGATGTTGCAGATGAAAATTTCAATAAAATTATCAATGAGAATATGATTAATGATATTGAATCTTTAATCAATGCGGCTGAAAGTGATAGGGATTCACAAACTAGCGCTGAAAAAAGAATAAAAGAATTTGGTTATTCTTTGGATGAAATTAATGATGTCATATCTAAAGAAGAGAAAATTAATGATTTGCGGGAAGATATTGAAAGTTTAATTGAAAATGTGGACCCATTGGTTCAAAAATCTGAGGATTTAAAACAACAAATTTATTTTAAGAAATTTAAAGAAGATTATGATGAGGCTATAAATAAGCAGGATATTGAAACTTTAGAAAGTATTAAAGATGTACTCATAGATTTGCTTTTGGAGTTAAATGTGGATATCTATATCACTATTTTCAATGACTATAAGAATAATGGGGTTTATACTAAAAATCAACTTCAGGCAGATAGTTTAATTAAACGTGGAGAAAGAGTAATTGAAAATAGATATGTGTCTAATGATTTTGTCAATGAATTGGTTTTAAAGGTTATTAATCCACTATCTTCATTAGATGAACGTAGAAAATCGGAGGATTCTGTTCAAAAGAGAAATATTGGGGTTATTACTCGAAAATAA
- a CDS encoding AAA family ATPase, whose translation MVLNLSKGSEVALKYANIETWSSKNEYLTEDLLLLGIFSINNAFSINIDETTFNIVKYEYDEINSILNHFNLSFESIHHELKSIIGKGNSKRKTLNDVKKTRGCHEILFKAKDLSSEEQSNIRCIHILRALLISPTSNLNSLFNKLNVNIDEFKEKCGVNSNLILKPNKIPTFEKNEIKAKNTLSLPQDSFLGQYGQNLNESVLKGDFSPIVGREKELEQLEITLTKIKKSNPLIIGEPGVGKTALVQALALKIVKGEVSDKLKDKFIIEISVSSLEAGTRYRGEFSRRINQLLVELKQYPDVILFIDEIHTILGSGSAGNSSLDAANMLKPALANGDISLIGATTHSEYKKNFEKDSAFGRRFQPIMVEEPSPEETIKILDGLKESYENTHQIQISGEAIKAAVNLSVRYITDRNLPDKAIDVIDETCARARIYATDSSKSIIYEEDVRNVVSIRTGIPIVSESSQLEKIKDIEVYLKDNIVGQDEAITKVSKRIKMAHTGIQDPNKPLAVFLFLGNTGVGKTYMAKLLAKFLFGDENSLKVFDMSEYNESNSTTKFIGAPPSYVGYGEGGTLTNAIRKKPYSIILFDEIEKGDEKVFDLFLQLFDEGRLTDSTGITVNARNCIFVMTSNKNLHSLDHHFRREFINRIDDIIEFNDLGEESSEKLVELYLKQLEKDFLKQNNNRLIMDDGVLKFLADTEFDKKLGARNLNRSLDNIIKLPISDLIIDKKLKKGDNLKLSILDNKLVINVE comes from the coding sequence ATGGTTTTAAATCTTTCTAAAGGTTCTGAAGTAGCTTTAAAATATGCAAATATAGAAACATGGTCTTCTAAAAATGAATATTTAACAGAAGATTTGTTACTTTTGGGAATTTTTAGCATAAATAATGCATTTTCTATTAATATTGATGAAACTACTTTTAATATTGTAAAATATGAATATGATGAAATAAATTCAATTCTGAATCATTTTAATTTAAGTTTTGAGAGTATTCATCATGAATTAAAATCTATAATAGGTAAAGGAAATTCTAAACGGAAAACTCTAAATGATGTTAAAAAAACTAGAGGATGTCATGAAATATTATTTAAAGCTAAAGATTTATCTTCAGAGGAACAAAGCAATATTCGTTGTATTCATATTTTAAGAGCCCTTCTAATATCCCCAACTTCAAATTTAAATAGTCTTTTTAATAAACTTAATGTAAATATTGATGAATTTAAGGAAAAATGTGGAGTAAATTCTAATTTAATTCTAAAACCAAACAAAATTCCTACTTTTGAAAAAAATGAAATTAAAGCCAAGAACACCCTTTCTCTTCCTCAAGATTCATTTTTAGGACAATATGGTCAAAACCTTAATGAATCTGTTCTAAAGGGGGACTTTAGTCCAATAGTAGGTAGAGAAAAAGAATTAGAACAATTAGAGATAACTCTTACTAAAATAAAAAAGAGCAATCCATTGATTATAGGGGAACCTGGTGTTGGTAAAACCGCTTTAGTTCAGGCTTTAGCTTTGAAAATAGTTAAAGGGGAAGTTTCTGATAAGTTAAAAGATAAATTTATCATTGAAATTAGTGTTAGTTCATTAGAAGCTGGGACAAGATATAGGGGGGAATTTTCAAGGAGAATTAATCAACTTCTAGTTGAATTAAAACAGTATCCTGATGTAATTTTATTCATTGATGAAATCCATACTATTTTAGGTTCAGGTAGTGCAGGAAATAGTAGTTTGGATGCTGCAAATATGTTAAAACCAGCACTAGCGAATGGTGATATCTCATTAATTGGAGCTACTACTCATAGTGAATATAAAAAGAATTTTGAAAAGGATTCTGCATTTGGACGTAGATTTCAACCTATAATGGTTGAAGAGCCATCTCCTGAAGAAACTATTAAAATTCTTGATGGATTAAAAGAATCTTATGAAAATACACACCAAATTCAAATTTCCGGTGAAGCTATTAAGGCTGCTGTTAATTTATCTGTTAGGTATATTACTGATAGAAATTTACCTGATAAAGCAATAGATGTCATTGATGAAACTTGTGCTAGGGCTAGGATATATGCAACTGATTCATCAAAAAGTATTATTTATGAAGAAGATGTTAGAAATGTTGTAAGTATCAGAACGGGCATCCCTATTGTTTCAGAATCATCACAATTAGAAAAAATTAAAGATATTGAAGTATATTTAAAAGATAATATTGTAGGCCAGGATGAAGCTATAACAAAAGTTTCAAAAAGAATTAAAATGGCACATACTGGCATCCAAGACCCTAATAAGCCATTAGCAGTTTTCTTATTCTTAGGAAATACAGGGGTTGGTAAAACATATATGGCTAAGCTATTAGCTAAATTTCTTTTTGGTGATGAAAATTCGTTAAAAGTTTTTGACATGTCTGAATATAATGAAAGCAATTCAACCACAAAATTTATAGGTGCTCCTCCAAGTTACGTGGGATATGGAGAAGGAGGTACATTAACAAATGCCATAAGAAAGAAACCTTACTCTATTATTCTATTTGATGAAATTGAAAAAGGGGATGAAAAAGTTTTTGATCTATTTTTACAACTTTTTGATGAGGGTAGATTGACTGATTCTACAGGCATTACTGTTAATGCTAGAAATTGTATATTTGTTATGACCTCCAATAAAAATTTACACAGTTTAGATCATCATTTTAGACGTGAATTTATAAATCGGATTGATGATATTATTGAATTTAATGATTTAGGTGAAGAAAGTTCTGAAAAATTAGTTGAATTATATCTTAAACAATTAGAAAAAGATTTCCTAAAACAAAATAATAATAGATTAATTATGGATGATGGGGTGTTGAAGTTTTTAGCAGATACTGAGTTTGATAAAAAGTTAGGTGCAAGAAATCTTAACAGATCTTTAGATAATATTATAAAACTCCCTATTTCTGATTTAATTATTGATAAAAAATTAAAGAAGGGAGACAATCTTAAACTAAGTATTTTAGACAATAAATTGGTTATTAATGTTGAATAG